One segment of Deinococcus metalli DNA contains the following:
- a CDS encoding ATP-binding protein produces MTRAEPLTVHTLGTPRVMAGERVLDVQGKSLALLVYVAVEGETSREALADLLWTDLGADAARRNLRVQLHRLKASEAGAWLHASGPTVAVHPDVRVDVLRLRAALADGDHERAAALAGGRFLDHLLLPAAAAFDGWAEAYAASIREEQYRALDLHAEALAVAGQLAAALAVRERAVRLDPLRERSVRALMETLLALGRHDAALDTFDALSRALHADLGVRPLPATLALRDRIEHAREGAHAGRPADAEPTSPLPMPLVGREDARTALLGSRLRLVLGEAGVGKSRLVHDAAGSAALILRGAPETTPLPFGPLLDVLRAGALAHCPLHLRPLLHAAVHEPGAAQGPDTRGSLLDAFAQALVSLLGPRTLIVEDLHWLDSGTLEAVFLALHRGAPRVWLTARPGELNARTELTDILRRLNPPRVTLHELSEQDVAALITRLTGAPAPLFSRRLYAATAGHPLFLVETLRGLRERGELNVQGGHWFTPHDAYTVDYAEMPIPPGVTEAIAERVERLGSATRQLLQAGTLWGESFPIPLVAGACGLDEREALDALERAELARLIVPEGSGYRFGHDLYRRVVARTLGEPRARYLHRQLAQLAPPGTPPAKLADHYQHAGEPGLAWPHWRDAAQAAERLYAYADALDASGRALAAGPPPADAFHLHAARSELQRHTDDPVGRTESLEHMAALARVLDDPALHADLAARRAKFHTEEDEYELAVQTVQRALDGLAPLSDDHRAALLLEGGAARACQERWDDARSMLEPALELTRRAQPVRASNILYWLGYAAFRSGDYVQAAAQYGQSVAAHPGSHATRGRTLSLWKYGACLRRLGQHHEAAAVLADAERHAQVLTTPSIRGLIVAEQAALALDQGERDAARVLAAEAQGLLTPKGDEGWDVLRPVLAAVGLTPSG; encoded by the coding sequence ATGACCCGTGCCGAGCCGCTGACCGTGCACACCCTGGGCACGCCGAGGGTCATGGCCGGAGAGCGCGTGCTGGACGTGCAGGGCAAGAGCCTCGCGCTGCTGGTGTACGTGGCGGTCGAGGGCGAGACGAGCCGCGAGGCCCTGGCCGACCTGCTGTGGACCGACCTGGGTGCCGACGCGGCGCGGCGCAACCTGCGGGTGCAGCTCCACCGCCTGAAGGCCTCCGAGGCCGGCGCGTGGCTGCACGCCAGCGGACCGACCGTGGCCGTGCACCCGGACGTGCGGGTGGACGTGCTGCGCCTGCGCGCCGCCCTGGCGGACGGGGACCACGAGCGGGCCGCCGCGCTGGCGGGCGGCCGTTTCCTGGATCACCTGCTTCTGCCCGCTGCGGCCGCGTTCGACGGGTGGGCCGAGGCGTACGCGGCCTCGATCCGCGAGGAGCAGTACCGCGCGCTCGACCTTCACGCCGAGGCCCTGGCCGTCGCCGGGCAGCTCGCGGCGGCGCTGGCAGTACGCGAGCGCGCCGTGCGCCTCGACCCGTTGCGTGAGCGCTCGGTGCGGGCGCTGATGGAGACGCTGCTGGCCCTGGGCCGGCACGACGCGGCGCTGGACACCTTCGACGCGCTGTCACGCGCCCTGCACGCGGACCTCGGGGTGCGCCCGCTGCCGGCCACGCTGGCCCTGCGCGACCGCATCGAACACGCGCGGGAGGGCGCGCACGCGGGCCGGCCGGCGGACGCGGAGCCGACCTCGCCGCTGCCCATGCCGCTGGTGGGCCGCGAGGACGCGCGCACAGCCCTGCTGGGCAGCCGCCTGCGCCTGGTGCTGGGCGAGGCCGGGGTCGGAAAGTCCCGCCTGGTGCACGACGCGGCCGGCAGCGCCGCCCTGATCCTGCGCGGCGCGCCCGAGACGACGCCGCTGCCGTTCGGACCGCTGCTGGACGTGCTGCGCGCCGGGGCGCTGGCGCACTGTCCGCTCCACCTGCGCCCCCTGCTGCACGCGGCGGTCCACGAGCCGGGCGCGGCGCAGGGCCCGGACACGCGCGGCTCGCTGCTGGACGCGTTCGCGCAGGCGCTGGTGAGCCTGCTGGGGCCGCGCACCCTGATCGTCGAGGACCTGCACTGGCTGGACTCCGGCACGCTGGAGGCCGTGTTCCTGGCGCTGCACCGCGGCGCGCCGCGCGTGTGGCTGACCGCCCGGCCCGGCGAGCTGAACGCGCGCACGGAACTCACGGACATCCTGCGCCGACTGAACCCGCCGCGCGTGACGCTGCACGAGCTGAGCGAGCAGGACGTGGCCGCCCTGATCACGCGGCTCACCGGCGCGCCGGCTCCGCTGTTCTCGCGGCGCCTGTACGCCGCGACCGCCGGGCATCCCCTGTTTCTGGTCGAGACGCTGCGCGGCCTGCGCGAGCGCGGCGAGCTCAACGTCCAGGGCGGCCACTGGTTCACCCCGCACGACGCCTACACCGTGGATTACGCCGAGATGCCGATCCCGCCCGGCGTGACCGAGGCGATCGCGGAGCGCGTGGAGCGCCTGGGCAGTGCCACCCGGCAGCTGCTCCAGGCGGGCACGCTGTGGGGTGAGTCCTTTCCCATCCCGCTGGTCGCGGGGGCGTGTGGTCTGGACGAGCGCGAGGCGCTGGACGCCCTGGAGCGCGCGGAACTCGCCCGGCTGATCGTGCCCGAGGGCAGCGGGTACCGCTTCGGGCACGACCTGTACCGCCGGGTGGTGGCGCGCACGCTGGGCGAACCGCGCGCCCGGTACCTGCACCGGCAACTGGCGCAGCTCGCCCCCCCCGGCACTCCGCCGGCGAAGCTGGCCGACCATTACCAGCACGCGGGCGAGCCGGGCCTGGCATGGCCGCACTGGCGGGACGCCGCGCAGGCGGCCGAGCGGCTGTACGCGTACGCCGACGCCCTGGACGCCTCCGGCCGCGCCCTGGCTGCCGGGCCGCCGCCCGCCGACGCCTTTCACCTCCACGCGGCCCGCAGCGAGTTGCAACGCCACACGGACGACCCGGTCGGCCGCACCGAAAGCCTGGAACACATGGCAGCGCTGGCCCGCGTGCTGGACGATCCCGCCCTGCACGCGGACCTCGCCGCGCGCCGCGCGAAGTTCCACACCGAGGAAGACGAATACGAGCTGGCCGTGCAGACGGTGCAACGTGCCCTGGACGGGCTGGCGCCGCTGAGCGACGACCACCGCGCGGCGCTGCTGCTCGAGGGCGGGGCGGCGCGGGCGTGCCAGGAGCGATGGGACGACGCGAGGAGCATGCTCGAACCCGCACTGGAACTCACGCGCCGCGCGCAGCCGGTGCGGGCGTCGAACATCCTGTACTGGCTGGGGTACGCCGCGTTCCGCAGCGGCGACTACGTGCAGGCCGCCGCGCAGTACGGGCAGTCGGTCGCGGCGCATCCGGGCTCGCACGCCACCCGCGGCCGCACCCTGAGCCTGTGGAAGTACGGCGCGTGCCTGCGCCGCCTGGGCCAGCACCACGAGGCGGCGGCGGTTCTGGCCGATGCCGAGCGCCACGCGCAGGTGCTGACCACCCCCTCGATCCGCGGCCTGATCGTGGCCGAGCAGGCCGCGCTGGCGCTCGACCAGGGGGAGCGGGACGCCGCCCGGGTGCTGGCAGCCGAGGCGCAGGGCCTGCTGACCCCGAAGGGCGACGAGGGCTGGGACGTGCTGCGGCCGGTGCTCGCGGCGGTGGGCCTCACGCCGTCGGGCTGA